A stretch of Tripterygium wilfordii isolate XIE 37 chromosome 11, ASM1340144v1, whole genome shotgun sequence DNA encodes these proteins:
- the LOC120008711 gene encoding uncharacterized mitochondrial protein AtMg00810-like yields the protein MAIGGNNITLINKVKTYIGSCFKIKDLGPLKYFLGLEVSHTKAGLYICQRKYAYDILKDTGLQTSKQHNSPIDMNIKLSITQRTPLEDPLQFRRLIGRLMYLTLTRPDISYAVNTLNQFIQHPTDIHMTAATRIVKYIKGNLAQGLFYPTTNPLQVKAYCDSDWASCSNTRRLVTGYMVKIGEAFISWRSNKQKTVSKSSAEAEYRAMASTTSEYAWINSLFKELQIQISHRMDLFCDNQAAMHIATNHVFHERTKHIEIDLYYTREKVEEGMIKLKYLKSAEQPADLLTKALSVARLQHLLSKLNMILYHV from the coding sequence atggcAATTGGAGGGAATAATATCACTCTTATAAATAAAGTTAAAACTTACATAGGTTCCTGCTTCAAAATCAAAGATTTAGGtcctttaaaatattttctaggGCTGGAAGTTAGTCATACAAAAGCAGGATTATATATATGTCAAAGAAAGTATGCATATGACATTCTAAAAGATACAGGTTTACAAACTTCTAAACAACACAATTCTCCAATAGATATGAACATCAAATTATCCATTACACAAAGAACACCATTAGAGGATCCTTTACAATTTAGAAGACTTATTGGGAGATTAATGTATCTTACTTTAACAAGACCAGACATTAGTTATGCAGTAAACACTTTGAACCAATTCATACAACATCCTACTGATATTCATATGACTGCAGCTACTCGCATTGTTAAATATATCAAAGGAAATTTGGCACAAGGCCTTTTCTATCCTACAACTAACCCCTTGCAGGTTAAAGCTTATTGTGATTCAGATTGGGCTTCATGCTCAAACACAAGGCGTTTAGTAACAGGTTACATGGTCAAAATTGGTGAAGCTTTTATTTCCTGGAGGTCAAACAAACAGAAAACAGTATCTAAGTCTTCAGCTGAAGCTGAATACCGAGCCATGGCATCTACAACTAGTGAATACGCGTGGATCAACAGTCTATTCAAGGAATTACAAATACAGATTTCTCATCGTATGGATCTATTTTGTGACAATCAAGCTGCCATGCACATAGCTACTAATCATGTATTTCATGAAAGAACAAAGCATATTGAAATTGACCTCTACTACACCAGAGAGAAGGTGGAAGAAGGCATGATAAAATTAAAATACCTCAAATCTGCTGAGCAACCTGCGGATCTCCTCACAAAGGCCCTTTCAGTTGCTCGTCTTCAGCACTTGCTTTCCAAGCTCAACATGATCCTTTATCATGTTTAG
- the LOC120008712 gene encoding uncharacterized protein LOC120008712 produces the protein MPAFNPLSVILKDHKLDGTNYVNWKRNLDIVITSEEYKFVLTEVCPELHEEGASDEQISAHKKWKKADEMARCYMLASMSDVLQTQLQNMASAYDIIYSLKEMFGDQGKAARQTAMKTLLNTQMNEGANVSEHTLKMMSLLNELEVLVADIDGESQINIVLQSLLDSNENFWLNYNMNKRLYTLSKLLNKLKGVEKLQPKQAKVNLNEKGSSTKPEGKKKKKTQKKNKSIDS, from the coding sequence atgcctgcattcaacccattatctgttatactaaaagaccataagttggatggaacaaactatgtcaattggaaaagaaatttggatattgtgatcacctctgaagagtacaaatttgtgttgactgaAGTATGTCCTGAATTGCATGAGGAGGGTGCCTCTGATGAGCAAATCAGTGCTCACAAGAAGTGGAAAAAGGctgatgaaatggctagatgctacatgttagcatcaatgtcagacGTGTTGCAAACACAACTCCAGAATATGGCAAGTGCCTATGACATTATTTATAGTctaaaggagatgtttggtgatcaaggcaAAGCCGCAAGACAGACTGccatgaaaacactcctaaacacCCAAATGAATGAAGGAGCCAATGTAAGTGAGCACactcttaagatgatgagtcttttgaatgagctcgaagtacttgttgctgatattgatggtgaaagccaGATCAATATCGTCCTTCAATCTCTTCTTGATAGCAATGAGAATTTTTGGCTgaactataacatgaacaaaagaCTTTATACGTTGTCAAAACTTCTCAATAAGCTTAAAGGAGTAGAGAAACTTCAACCTAAGCAAGCTAAGGTcaatctgaatgagaaaggaTCTTCTACTAAACCGgaaggtaagaagaagaaaaagactcaaaagaagaataaatcaaTCGACTCCTAG